In Candidatus Hamiltonella defensa 5AT (Acyrthosiphon pisum), one genomic interval encodes:
- a CDS encoding co-chaperone GroES, which translates to MSNSKELRPLHDRVILKREEAESKSAGGIVLTGSAATKSSRGKVIAVGKGRILENGQVKPMDVKVGDLVIFNDGYGVKSEKIDNEEVLILSESDILAIVGA; encoded by the coding sequence ATGTCAAACAGTAAAGAGCTTCGTCCATTACATGACCGTGTTATTCTCAAACGTGAAGAGGCTGAATCTAAATCCGCTGGGGGTATCGTTTTAACTGGTTCTGCGGCGACTAAATCTAGCCGTGGCAAAGTGATAGCAGTGGGTAAAGGTCGCATCCTTGAGAACGGTCAGGTAAAACCTATGGATGTTAAAGTAGGCGACCTTGTTATTTTCAACGATGGCTATGGCGTGAAGTCAGAAAAAATTGATAATGAAGAGGTTTTGATCCTCTCCGAATCCGACATTCTAGCAATTGTTGGGGCATAA
- the groL gene encoding chaperonin GroEL (60 kDa chaperone family; promotes refolding of misfolded polypeptides especially under stressful conditions; forms two stacked rings of heptamers to form a barrel-shaped 14mer; ends can be capped by GroES; misfolded proteins enter the barrel where they are refolded when GroES binds) → MAAKDLKFGNDARKKMLKGVNILANAVKVTLGPKGRNVVLDKSYGAPSITKDGVSVARDIELEDKFENMGAQMLKEVASKANDAAGDGTTTATVLAQSIVTEGLKAVAAGMNPMDLKRGIDKAVDAAVEELKKLSKPCKDSKEIAQVGTISANADEKVGTLISDAMKRVTNEGVITVEEASGLEDGLIVVEGMQFDRGYLSPYFINKQESSSIEFDNPYILLVDKKISNIRDMLSILEVVAKEGKPLLIIAEDVEGEALATLVVNTMRGIVKVAAVKAPGFGDRRKEMLQDIAVLTHGHVISEETGDSLEKATQENLGKAKRVVITKDATTIIDGAGEKSRIEARVQNIRKQIENATSDYDKEKLQERVAKLSGGVAVIKVGAPTEIAMKEKKARVEDALQATRAAVEEGVVPGGGVALIRVASKIANSSLKGDNEDQNVGIRVALRAMESPLRQIVVNAGEEASVIANKVKENKGNDNYGYNAQTEAYGDMIEMGILDPTKVTRSALQYAASIAGLMITTECMVTDLPKEEKASDMGSGGMGGMGGMNGMM, encoded by the coding sequence ATGGCAGCTAAAGACTTAAAATTTGGTAATGACGCCCGAAAAAAAATGTTAAAGGGTGTCAACATTCTCGCTAATGCAGTAAAAGTGACTTTAGGCCCCAAAGGTCGGAATGTGGTGTTAGATAAATCTTATGGAGCCCCTTCTATTACTAAAGACGGTGTTTCTGTAGCCCGTGACATTGAGCTAGAAGATAAATTTGAAAACATGGGTGCTCAAATGCTTAAAGAAGTCGCTTCGAAAGCAAACGACGCGGCAGGAGACGGTACCACTACAGCAACCGTATTAGCACAATCTATTGTGACCGAAGGGTTAAAAGCAGTGGCAGCGGGGATGAACCCTATGGATCTTAAGCGCGGTATTGATAAAGCAGTAGACGCCGCTGTTGAAGAACTGAAAAAGTTATCTAAACCTTGCAAAGATTCTAAAGAAATTGCACAGGTAGGCACCATCTCTGCCAATGCAGATGAAAAAGTAGGTACATTAATTTCAGACGCAATGAAGAGGGTTACTAACGAAGGCGTGATCACTGTTGAAGAAGCCTCTGGCCTGGAAGACGGCCTCATCGTTGTGGAAGGAATGCAGTTTGATCGCGGTTATCTTTCTCCTTATTTTATTAACAAGCAAGAAAGCAGCTCTATTGAATTTGACAACCCTTACATCTTATTAGTTGATAAAAAAATCTCTAACATCAGAGACATGTTATCCATATTAGAAGTGGTGGCAAAAGAAGGAAAACCATTACTCATTATCGCAGAAGACGTTGAAGGTGAAGCTCTGGCCACCTTGGTGGTCAATACGATGAGAGGCATCGTCAAAGTAGCTGCTGTCAAAGCCCCCGGTTTTGGAGATCGCCGCAAAGAGATGCTACAGGATATTGCAGTATTAACTCACGGTCATGTGATTTCAGAAGAAACAGGGGATTCTTTAGAAAAAGCAACCCAAGAAAATCTGGGCAAGGCAAAACGTGTCGTCATTACTAAAGATGCAACCACTATTATTGATGGAGCAGGTGAAAAATCCAGGATCGAGGCTCGTGTTCAAAATATCAGGAAACAGATTGAAAATGCGACTTCTGATTATGATAAAGAAAAACTGCAAGAGCGTGTTGCTAAATTGTCAGGGGGAGTCGCTGTTATAAAAGTGGGCGCTCCGACTGAAATTGCGATGAAAGAGAAAAAAGCTCGTGTGGAAGATGCCTTACAAGCAACAAGAGCAGCAGTAGAAGAAGGGGTTGTTCCAGGCGGCGGTGTTGCTTTGATCCGCGTCGCTTCTAAAATTGCAAATTCTAGCTTGAAAGGGGATAACGAAGATCAAAATGTGGGTATTCGTGTTGCTCTTCGGGCCATGGAATCTCCTCTGCGTCAGATTGTGGTCAATGCTGGCGAAGAAGCCTCTGTGATTGCTAATAAAGTCAAAGAAAACAAAGGAAATGATAATTACGGCTATAATGCACAAACAGAAGCTTATGGTGACATGATTGAGATGGGAATTTTAGATCCTACCAAAGTGACACGTTCTGCATTGCAATATGCCGCTTCTATCGCAGGATTAATGATAACGACTGAATGCATGGTCACTGATTTACCGAAAGAAGAAAAAGCCTCCGATATGGGTTCTGGCGGAATGGGCGGAATGGGCGGAATGAATGGTATGATGTAA